In one window of Primulina tabacum isolate GXHZ01 chromosome 8, ASM2559414v2, whole genome shotgun sequence DNA:
- the LOC142552895 gene encoding filament-like plant protein 4 isoform X3, translating into MSCMSISSLLSSLLLSTPRVFGAALVMDKRSWPWKKKSSDKQGVEKVDSTALDASNSISEASETQIDKSKQENKKPKYVQLSIESYTHLTGLEDQLKSYEDKVKTLEDEVTELNEKLSEAHSEITNKEILVKQHAKVAEEAVSGWEKAEAEAAALKTHLESVTLLKLTAEDRASHLDGALKECMRQMRNLTEEHDQKLHEVVINKTKLFDKMKLELEAKISNLNQELLRCAAENAALSRSLQERSNMLIKVNGEKSQAEAEIQILKSKIEACEKEVNTHKYELHIARKEVEIRNEEKNMSVRSAEVANKQHLEGVKKIAKLEAECQRLRVLVRKRLPGPAALAQMKLEVENLGRDCGESRLKRYPVRPPTPLSSQIPDFGLGNTQNYHKGNELLSERVLAMEEEMKMLTEALAKRNSELQASRALFAQTAGKLQSLEAQLQVDGEQRRSMRSGALVPIESFCSQSIGNAPSFTSVSEDGNDDSISCAGSWATGVMSDLSHLKKSEHTNPLDLMDDFLEMEKLAYLSNGTVPIMGISGNVGNGRCEIVQQEESLEFTMRTEPPVSEEGCGLEAGVSSDDDVTVAIPQLQADALIFKKLISKISLILSGDVNLCTETAQIFNQELEIAVTRIHDFFTILGREAKAVLGTISTDGDELNKNLDSFSAKYTESIKNVINLNEFVIDISHVLSKASELQFNVTGFKSSEMETGSFDCIDKIALPESKTSVDLSGDRYPNGCAHFSDSASDPDVPHDGNLVPTSESTNPSSKCSLEEFEQLKLDKENLAVDLARFIENFEVNKSQLLETQQHLSEVHSQLTIAQKANSLLETQLKCMAESYKSLETRAEGLEIKVNQLQGAIESLENELQEERKNHHDALARCTDLQEQLQRSQSSDRGAAADSDDNISQEKELAAAAEKLAECQETIFLLDKQLKAMRPQTEFLSSPNYGRTQKTDHPIENEPTVSGTNIRDADSSLMDTTPCLNFQGAESKSPFDMFNAPFTPSDYEVHNLQQSPVSKYSKHRPTSSGSSFAASTPTPEKQARGFSRFFSAKGKNGQ; encoded by the exons ATGTCTTGCATGAGCATCTCATCTCTACTTTCTTCCTTGCTGCTTTCTACGCCTCGGGTTTTTGGAGCTGCG CTTGTAATGGATAAACGGAGTTGGCCGTGGAAGAAAAAGTCATCTGATAAGCAAGGTGTTGAGAAAGTAGATAGTACTGCATTAGACGCTTCTAATTCTATTTCCGAGGCCAGTGAAACTCAAATTGACAAG TCTAAGCAGGAAAACAAGAAACCGAAGTATGTTCAATTATCAATAGAATCATATACACATTTAACTGGATTGGAGGATCAATTGAAGTCCTATGAGGATAAAGTCAAGACCTTAGAAGATGAAGTAACTGAACTGAATGAAAAGTTATCCGAAGCCCATTCAGAAATTACCAATAAAGAAATCCTGGTGAAACAACATGCAAAAGTAGCTGAAGAAGCTGTTTCAg GTTGGGAAAAGGCGGAGGCAGAGGCTGCAGCATTAAAAACTCATCTCGAATCTGTCACATTGCTAAAGCTTACCGCGGAGGATCGGGCATCTCATTTAGATGGTGCTTTGAAGGAATGCATGAGGCAAATGCGAAATTTGACGGAAGAACACGATCAAAAGTTGCATGAAGTTGTTATTAACAAAACGAAGCTTTTTGATAAGATGAAGCTCGAGCTTGAAGCAAAAATATCCAATTTAAACCAAGAACTACTCAGGTGTGCTGCTGAAAATGCTGCACTCTCTAGGTCTTTGCAAGAACGCTCGAACATGCTGATCAAAGTGAACGGGGAGAAGTCACAGGCTGAGGCTGAGATACAAATTTTGAAGAGCAAAATCGAGGCCTGTGAAAAAGAAGTGAATACACATAAGTATGAGCTTCATATTGCTAGGAAAGAGGTGGAAATTCGCAACGAGGAGAAGAACATGAGTGTGCGATCTGCTGAAGTAGCTAACAAGCAGCATCTCGAGGGAGTAAAGAAAATTGCCAAGCTTGAAGCAGAATGTCAACGATTACGCGTTCTTGTTCGGAAGAGATTGCCTGGTCCAGCTGCACTAGCGCAAATGAAACTTGAAGTTGAAAACTTGGGCCGGGATTGTGGTGAGTCTCGTCTGAAGAGGTATCCTGTGAGACCTCCTACTCCACTCTCATCCCAAATACCTGACTTTGGACTTGGAAACACACAAAATTACCATAAAGGCAATGAGTTACTATCAGAACGTGTACTAGCGATGGAGGAAGAAATGAAGATGTTGACAGAAGCACTGGCAAAACGCAACAGTGAATTGCAAGCTTCGAGGGCGTTATTTGCTCAGACCGCTGGCAAGCTTCAAAGTTTAGAAGCACAACTGCAAGTTGATGGCGAACAGAGAAGGTCTATGAGATCAGGTGCTCTGGTTCCAATAGAGAGTTTCTGTAGTCAAAGCATTGGTAATGCACCAAGTTTTACCTCCGTTTCAGAAGATGGAAATGACGATAGCATAAGTTGTGCTGGTTCGTGGGCTACCGGAGTTATGTCTGATCTCTCTCATTTGAAGAAATCTGAACACACAAATCCGTTGGATCTTATGGATGACTTTCTGGAGATGGAGAAATTAGCATATCTTTCCAATGGAACAGTTCCAATTATGGGTATATCAGGTAACGTAGGTAATGGGAGATGTGAAATTGTCCAGCAGGAAGAATCACTTGAATTCACCATGAGAACTGAACCCCCAGTGTCTGAGGAGGGTTGTGGTTTGGAAGCTGGAGTGTCTTCTGATGATGATGTAACTGTTGCAATTCCACAGCTGCAGGCAGATGCACTTATCTTCAAGAAGCTCATATCAAAAATATCTTTGATTCTGTCTGGAGATGTTAACCTGTGTACGGAGACCGCACAAATCTTTAACCAAGAACTGGAAATTGCCGTTACTCGGATTCATGACTTTTTCACGATTCTGGGTAGAGAGGCCAAGGCAGTTCTGGGAACAATTTCTACTGATGGAGATGAATTGAATAAAAACCTTGACTCGTTCTCTGCCAAATATACCGAATCTATAAAAAATGTGATTAATCTGAATGAGTTTGTTATTGACATCTCTCATGTATTAAGCAAAGCAAGTGAGCTGCAATTCAACGTTACGGGATTTAAAAGTTCTGAAATGGAAACTGGCTCATTTGATTGTATAGACAAGATTGCACTCCCTGAGAGCAAAACTTCTGTTGATTTATCAGGAGACAGGTATCCAAACGGCTGTGCTCACTTTTCTGATTCCGCATCTGATCCTGATGTCCCTCATGACGGGAATCTTGTTCCTACCTCTGAATCAACAAATCCGTCGTCGAAATGCTCGTTGGAGGAGTTTGAACAGTTGAAATTGGACAAGGAGAATCTTGCAGTTGATCTGGCTAGATTTATAGAAAACTTCGAAGTCAACAAGTCTCAATTGCTGGAAACGCAGCAGCATCTTTCTGAGGTTCATTCACAACTAACAATAGCTCAAAAGGCCAACAGCTTGCTTGAGACACAGCTCAAATGCATGGCAGAGTCGTACAAATCACTTGAAACACGGGCAGAGGGATTAGAGATTAAGGTAAACCAACTTCAGGGGGCAATAGAAAGTTTAGAAAATGAGCTACAAGAGGAGAGGAAAAATCATCACGATGCACTTGCCAGATGCACTGATCTCCAAGAGCAGCTGCAAAGGTCGCAAAG TAGTGATCGCGGTGCAGCAGCCGATAGTGATGACAATATTAGCCAG GAGAAGGAGTTGGCAGCTGCAGCCGAGAAGCTGGCCGAGTGTCAAGAAACCATATTTCTTCTCGACAAGCAGTTAAAAGCGATGCGTCCCCAAACTGAGTTTCTCAGTTCCCCGAACTACGGAAGAACTCAGAAAACCGACCACCCCATTGAAAATGAACCAACTGTAAGTGGCACAAATATTCGAGATGCGGATTCATCTTTAATGGACACCACCCCTTGTCTCAATTTTCAAGGAGCAGAATCCAAATCCCCCTTTGACATGTTCAACGCTCCATTTACTCCATCAGACTATGAAGTACACAATCTACAGCAGTCGCCAGTTTCTAAGTATTCAAAACACCGTCCCACAAGTTCAGGCTCGTCTTTTGCAGCATCTACTCCCACTCCCGAGAAACAAGCTCGTGGGTTTAGCAGATTCTTTTCAGCTAAAGGGAAGAATGGTCAGTAG
- the LOC142552895 gene encoding filament-like plant protein 4 isoform X4 — protein MSCMSISSLLSSLLLSTPRVFGAALVMDKRSWPWKKKSSDKQGVEKVDSTALDASNSISEASETQIDKSKQENKKPKYVQLSIESYTHLTGLEDQLKSYEDKVKTLEDEVTELNEKLSEAHSEITNKEILVKQHAKVAEEAVSGWEKAEAEAAALKTHLESVTLLKLTAEDRASHLDGALKECMRQMRNLTEEHDQKLHEVVINKTKLFDKMKLELEAKISNLNQELLRCAAENAALSRSLQERSNMLIKVNGEKSQAEAEIQILKSKIEACEKEVNTHKYELHIARKEVEIRNEEKNMSVRSAEVANKQHLEGVKKIAKLEAECQRLRVLVRKRLPGPAALAQMKLEVENLGRDCGESRLKRYPVRPPTPLSSQIPDFGLGNTQNYHKGNELLSERVLAMEEEMKMLTEALAKRNSELQASRALFAQTAGKLQSLEAQLQVDGEQRRSMRSGALVPIESFCSQSIGNAPSFTSVSEDGNDDSISCAGSWATGVMSDLSHLKKSEHTNPLDLMDDFLEMEKLAYLSNGTVPIMGISGNVGNGRCEIVQQEESLEFTMRTEPPVSEEGCGLEAGVSSDDDVTVAIPQLQADALIFKKLISKISLILSGDVNLCTETAQIFNQELEIAVTRIHDFFTILGREAKAVLGTISTDGDELNKNLDSFSAKYTESIKNVINLNEFVIDISHVLSKASELQFNVTGFKSSEMETGSFDCIDKIALPESKTSVDLSGDRYPNGCAHFSDSASDPDVPHDGNLVPTSESTNPSSKCSLEEFEQLKLDKENLAVDLARFIENFEVNKSQLLETQQHLSEVHSQLTIAQKANSLLETQLKCMAESYKSLETRAEGLEIKVNQLQGAIESLENELQEERKNHHDALARCTDLQEQLQRSQSDRGAAADSDDNISQEKELAAAAEKLAECQETIFLLDKQLKAMRPQTEFLSSPNYGRTQKTDHPIENEPTVSGTNIRDADSSLMDTTPCLNFQGAESKSPFDMFNAPFTPSDYEVHNLQQSPVSKYSKHRPTSSGSSFAASTPTPEKQARGFSRFFSAKGKNGQ, from the exons ATGTCTTGCATGAGCATCTCATCTCTACTTTCTTCCTTGCTGCTTTCTACGCCTCGGGTTTTTGGAGCTGCG CTTGTAATGGATAAACGGAGTTGGCCGTGGAAGAAAAAGTCATCTGATAAGCAAGGTGTTGAGAAAGTAGATAGTACTGCATTAGACGCTTCTAATTCTATTTCCGAGGCCAGTGAAACTCAAATTGACAAG TCTAAGCAGGAAAACAAGAAACCGAAGTATGTTCAATTATCAATAGAATCATATACACATTTAACTGGATTGGAGGATCAATTGAAGTCCTATGAGGATAAAGTCAAGACCTTAGAAGATGAAGTAACTGAACTGAATGAAAAGTTATCCGAAGCCCATTCAGAAATTACCAATAAAGAAATCCTGGTGAAACAACATGCAAAAGTAGCTGAAGAAGCTGTTTCAg GTTGGGAAAAGGCGGAGGCAGAGGCTGCAGCATTAAAAACTCATCTCGAATCTGTCACATTGCTAAAGCTTACCGCGGAGGATCGGGCATCTCATTTAGATGGTGCTTTGAAGGAATGCATGAGGCAAATGCGAAATTTGACGGAAGAACACGATCAAAAGTTGCATGAAGTTGTTATTAACAAAACGAAGCTTTTTGATAAGATGAAGCTCGAGCTTGAAGCAAAAATATCCAATTTAAACCAAGAACTACTCAGGTGTGCTGCTGAAAATGCTGCACTCTCTAGGTCTTTGCAAGAACGCTCGAACATGCTGATCAAAGTGAACGGGGAGAAGTCACAGGCTGAGGCTGAGATACAAATTTTGAAGAGCAAAATCGAGGCCTGTGAAAAAGAAGTGAATACACATAAGTATGAGCTTCATATTGCTAGGAAAGAGGTGGAAATTCGCAACGAGGAGAAGAACATGAGTGTGCGATCTGCTGAAGTAGCTAACAAGCAGCATCTCGAGGGAGTAAAGAAAATTGCCAAGCTTGAAGCAGAATGTCAACGATTACGCGTTCTTGTTCGGAAGAGATTGCCTGGTCCAGCTGCACTAGCGCAAATGAAACTTGAAGTTGAAAACTTGGGCCGGGATTGTGGTGAGTCTCGTCTGAAGAGGTATCCTGTGAGACCTCCTACTCCACTCTCATCCCAAATACCTGACTTTGGACTTGGAAACACACAAAATTACCATAAAGGCAATGAGTTACTATCAGAACGTGTACTAGCGATGGAGGAAGAAATGAAGATGTTGACAGAAGCACTGGCAAAACGCAACAGTGAATTGCAAGCTTCGAGGGCGTTATTTGCTCAGACCGCTGGCAAGCTTCAAAGTTTAGAAGCACAACTGCAAGTTGATGGCGAACAGAGAAGGTCTATGAGATCAGGTGCTCTGGTTCCAATAGAGAGTTTCTGTAGTCAAAGCATTGGTAATGCACCAAGTTTTACCTCCGTTTCAGAAGATGGAAATGACGATAGCATAAGTTGTGCTGGTTCGTGGGCTACCGGAGTTATGTCTGATCTCTCTCATTTGAAGAAATCTGAACACACAAATCCGTTGGATCTTATGGATGACTTTCTGGAGATGGAGAAATTAGCATATCTTTCCAATGGAACAGTTCCAATTATGGGTATATCAGGTAACGTAGGTAATGGGAGATGTGAAATTGTCCAGCAGGAAGAATCACTTGAATTCACCATGAGAACTGAACCCCCAGTGTCTGAGGAGGGTTGTGGTTTGGAAGCTGGAGTGTCTTCTGATGATGATGTAACTGTTGCAATTCCACAGCTGCAGGCAGATGCACTTATCTTCAAGAAGCTCATATCAAAAATATCTTTGATTCTGTCTGGAGATGTTAACCTGTGTACGGAGACCGCACAAATCTTTAACCAAGAACTGGAAATTGCCGTTACTCGGATTCATGACTTTTTCACGATTCTGGGTAGAGAGGCCAAGGCAGTTCTGGGAACAATTTCTACTGATGGAGATGAATTGAATAAAAACCTTGACTCGTTCTCTGCCAAATATACCGAATCTATAAAAAATGTGATTAATCTGAATGAGTTTGTTATTGACATCTCTCATGTATTAAGCAAAGCAAGTGAGCTGCAATTCAACGTTACGGGATTTAAAAGTTCTGAAATGGAAACTGGCTCATTTGATTGTATAGACAAGATTGCACTCCCTGAGAGCAAAACTTCTGTTGATTTATCAGGAGACAGGTATCCAAACGGCTGTGCTCACTTTTCTGATTCCGCATCTGATCCTGATGTCCCTCATGACGGGAATCTTGTTCCTACCTCTGAATCAACAAATCCGTCGTCGAAATGCTCGTTGGAGGAGTTTGAACAGTTGAAATTGGACAAGGAGAATCTTGCAGTTGATCTGGCTAGATTTATAGAAAACTTCGAAGTCAACAAGTCTCAATTGCTGGAAACGCAGCAGCATCTTTCTGAGGTTCATTCACAACTAACAATAGCTCAAAAGGCCAACAGCTTGCTTGAGACACAGCTCAAATGCATGGCAGAGTCGTACAAATCACTTGAAACACGGGCAGAGGGATTAGAGATTAAGGTAAACCAACTTCAGGGGGCAATAGAAAGTTTAGAAAATGAGCTACAAGAGGAGAGGAAAAATCATCACGATGCACTTGCCAGATGCACTGATCTCCAAGAGCAGCTGCAAAGGTCGCAAAG TGATCGCGGTGCAGCAGCCGATAGTGATGACAATATTAGCCAG GAGAAGGAGTTGGCAGCTGCAGCCGAGAAGCTGGCCGAGTGTCAAGAAACCATATTTCTTCTCGACAAGCAGTTAAAAGCGATGCGTCCCCAAACTGAGTTTCTCAGTTCCCCGAACTACGGAAGAACTCAGAAAACCGACCACCCCATTGAAAATGAACCAACTGTAAGTGGCACAAATATTCGAGATGCGGATTCATCTTTAATGGACACCACCCCTTGTCTCAATTTTCAAGGAGCAGAATCCAAATCCCCCTTTGACATGTTCAACGCTCCATTTACTCCATCAGACTATGAAGTACACAATCTACAGCAGTCGCCAGTTTCTAAGTATTCAAAACACCGTCCCACAAGTTCAGGCTCGTCTTTTGCAGCATCTACTCCCACTCCCGAGAAACAAGCTCGTGGGTTTAGCAGATTCTTTTCAGCTAAAGGGAAGAATGGTCAGTAG
- the LOC142552895 gene encoding filament-like plant protein 4 isoform X5: MSCMSISSLLSSLLLSTPRVFGAALVMDKRSWPWKKKSSDKQGVEKVDSTALDASNSISEASETQIDKSKQENKKPKYVQLSIESYTHLTGLEDQLKSYEDKVKTLEDEVTELNEKLSEAHSEITNKEILVKQHAKVAEEAVSGWEKAEAEAAALKTHLESVTLLKLTAEDRASHLDGALKECMRQMRNLTEEHDQKLHEVVINKTKLFDKMKLELEAKISNLNQELLRCAAENAALSRSLQERSNMLIKVNGEKSQAEAEIQILKSKIEACEKEVNTHKYELHIARKEVEIRNEEKNMSVRSAEVANKQHLEGVKKIAKLEAECQRLRVLVRKRLPGPAALAQMKLEVENLGRDCGESRLKRYPVRPPTPLSSQIPDFGLGNTQNYHKGNELLSERVLAMEEEMKMLTEALAKRNSELQASRALFAQTAGKLQSLEAQLQVDGEQRRSMRSGALVPIESFCSQSIGNAPSFTSVSEDGNDDSISCAGSWATGVMSDLSHLKKSEHTNPLDLMDDFLEMEKLAYLSNGTVPIMGISGNVGNGRCEIVQQEESLEFTMRTEPPVSEEGCGLEAGVSSDDDVTVAIPQLQADALIFKKLISKISLILSGDVNLCTETAQIFNQELEIAVTRIHDFFTILGREAKAVLGTISTDGDELNKNLDSFSAKYTESIKNVINLNEFVIDISHVLSKASELQFNVTGFKSSEMETGSFDCIDKIALPESKTSVDLSGDRYPNGCAHFSDSASDPDVPHDGNLVPTSESTNPSSKCSLEEFEQLKLDKENLAVDLARFIENFEVNKSQLLETQQHLSEVHSQLTIAQKANSLLETQLKCMAESYKSLETRAEGLEIKVNQLQGAIESLENELQEERKNHHDALARCTDLQEQLQSSDRGAAADSDDNISQEKELAAAAEKLAECQETIFLLDKQLKAMRPQTEFLSSPNYGRTQKTDHPIENEPTVSGTNIRDADSSLMDTTPCLNFQGAESKSPFDMFNAPFTPSDYEVHNLQQSPVSKYSKHRPTSSGSSFAASTPTPEKQARGFSRFFSAKGKNGQ; encoded by the exons ATGTCTTGCATGAGCATCTCATCTCTACTTTCTTCCTTGCTGCTTTCTACGCCTCGGGTTTTTGGAGCTGCG CTTGTAATGGATAAACGGAGTTGGCCGTGGAAGAAAAAGTCATCTGATAAGCAAGGTGTTGAGAAAGTAGATAGTACTGCATTAGACGCTTCTAATTCTATTTCCGAGGCCAGTGAAACTCAAATTGACAAG TCTAAGCAGGAAAACAAGAAACCGAAGTATGTTCAATTATCAATAGAATCATATACACATTTAACTGGATTGGAGGATCAATTGAAGTCCTATGAGGATAAAGTCAAGACCTTAGAAGATGAAGTAACTGAACTGAATGAAAAGTTATCCGAAGCCCATTCAGAAATTACCAATAAAGAAATCCTGGTGAAACAACATGCAAAAGTAGCTGAAGAAGCTGTTTCAg GTTGGGAAAAGGCGGAGGCAGAGGCTGCAGCATTAAAAACTCATCTCGAATCTGTCACATTGCTAAAGCTTACCGCGGAGGATCGGGCATCTCATTTAGATGGTGCTTTGAAGGAATGCATGAGGCAAATGCGAAATTTGACGGAAGAACACGATCAAAAGTTGCATGAAGTTGTTATTAACAAAACGAAGCTTTTTGATAAGATGAAGCTCGAGCTTGAAGCAAAAATATCCAATTTAAACCAAGAACTACTCAGGTGTGCTGCTGAAAATGCTGCACTCTCTAGGTCTTTGCAAGAACGCTCGAACATGCTGATCAAAGTGAACGGGGAGAAGTCACAGGCTGAGGCTGAGATACAAATTTTGAAGAGCAAAATCGAGGCCTGTGAAAAAGAAGTGAATACACATAAGTATGAGCTTCATATTGCTAGGAAAGAGGTGGAAATTCGCAACGAGGAGAAGAACATGAGTGTGCGATCTGCTGAAGTAGCTAACAAGCAGCATCTCGAGGGAGTAAAGAAAATTGCCAAGCTTGAAGCAGAATGTCAACGATTACGCGTTCTTGTTCGGAAGAGATTGCCTGGTCCAGCTGCACTAGCGCAAATGAAACTTGAAGTTGAAAACTTGGGCCGGGATTGTGGTGAGTCTCGTCTGAAGAGGTATCCTGTGAGACCTCCTACTCCACTCTCATCCCAAATACCTGACTTTGGACTTGGAAACACACAAAATTACCATAAAGGCAATGAGTTACTATCAGAACGTGTACTAGCGATGGAGGAAGAAATGAAGATGTTGACAGAAGCACTGGCAAAACGCAACAGTGAATTGCAAGCTTCGAGGGCGTTATTTGCTCAGACCGCTGGCAAGCTTCAAAGTTTAGAAGCACAACTGCAAGTTGATGGCGAACAGAGAAGGTCTATGAGATCAGGTGCTCTGGTTCCAATAGAGAGTTTCTGTAGTCAAAGCATTGGTAATGCACCAAGTTTTACCTCCGTTTCAGAAGATGGAAATGACGATAGCATAAGTTGTGCTGGTTCGTGGGCTACCGGAGTTATGTCTGATCTCTCTCATTTGAAGAAATCTGAACACACAAATCCGTTGGATCTTATGGATGACTTTCTGGAGATGGAGAAATTAGCATATCTTTCCAATGGAACAGTTCCAATTATGGGTATATCAGGTAACGTAGGTAATGGGAGATGTGAAATTGTCCAGCAGGAAGAATCACTTGAATTCACCATGAGAACTGAACCCCCAGTGTCTGAGGAGGGTTGTGGTTTGGAAGCTGGAGTGTCTTCTGATGATGATGTAACTGTTGCAATTCCACAGCTGCAGGCAGATGCACTTATCTTCAAGAAGCTCATATCAAAAATATCTTTGATTCTGTCTGGAGATGTTAACCTGTGTACGGAGACCGCACAAATCTTTAACCAAGAACTGGAAATTGCCGTTACTCGGATTCATGACTTTTTCACGATTCTGGGTAGAGAGGCCAAGGCAGTTCTGGGAACAATTTCTACTGATGGAGATGAATTGAATAAAAACCTTGACTCGTTCTCTGCCAAATATACCGAATCTATAAAAAATGTGATTAATCTGAATGAGTTTGTTATTGACATCTCTCATGTATTAAGCAAAGCAAGTGAGCTGCAATTCAACGTTACGGGATTTAAAAGTTCTGAAATGGAAACTGGCTCATTTGATTGTATAGACAAGATTGCACTCCCTGAGAGCAAAACTTCTGTTGATTTATCAGGAGACAGGTATCCAAACGGCTGTGCTCACTTTTCTGATTCCGCATCTGATCCTGATGTCCCTCATGACGGGAATCTTGTTCCTACCTCTGAATCAACAAATCCGTCGTCGAAATGCTCGTTGGAGGAGTTTGAACAGTTGAAATTGGACAAGGAGAATCTTGCAGTTGATCTGGCTAGATTTATAGAAAACTTCGAAGTCAACAAGTCTCAATTGCTGGAAACGCAGCAGCATCTTTCTGAGGTTCATTCACAACTAACAATAGCTCAAAAGGCCAACAGCTTGCTTGAGACACAGCTCAAATGCATGGCAGAGTCGTACAAATCACTTGAAACACGGGCAGAGGGATTAGAGATTAAGGTAAACCAACTTCAGGGGGCAATAGAAAGTTTAGAAAATGAGCTACAAGAGGAGAGGAAAAATCATCACGATGCACTTGCCAGATGCACTGATCTCCAAGAGCAGCTGCAAAG TAGTGATCGCGGTGCAGCAGCCGATAGTGATGACAATATTAGCCAG GAGAAGGAGTTGGCAGCTGCAGCCGAGAAGCTGGCCGAGTGTCAAGAAACCATATTTCTTCTCGACAAGCAGTTAAAAGCGATGCGTCCCCAAACTGAGTTTCTCAGTTCCCCGAACTACGGAAGAACTCAGAAAACCGACCACCCCATTGAAAATGAACCAACTGTAAGTGGCACAAATATTCGAGATGCGGATTCATCTTTAATGGACACCACCCCTTGTCTCAATTTTCAAGGAGCAGAATCCAAATCCCCCTTTGACATGTTCAACGCTCCATTTACTCCATCAGACTATGAAGTACACAATCTACAGCAGTCGCCAGTTTCTAAGTATTCAAAACACCGTCCCACAAGTTCAGGCTCGTCTTTTGCAGCATCTACTCCCACTCCCGAGAAACAAGCTCGTGGGTTTAGCAGATTCTTTTCAGCTAAAGGGAAGAATGGTCAGTAG